A single Eubalaena glacialis isolate mEubGla1 chromosome 18, mEubGla1.1.hap2.+ XY, whole genome shotgun sequence DNA region contains:
- the LOC133077743 gene encoding uncharacterized protein LOC133077743 codes for MEFFPLDRGQRRGGGVAVGGGGKPGRTGPGDGEGPGRGPPGEGAGPAGSRAGEPGPQSREEAQAGGNRGGGKEDGGDAGRKGRGRRAAEAGRGWRAVGGGGGARLSPARALPTETPSPRRWSCGAVSLRRGRGMGPGTRTPGSLGGGGSRGPGFLGSWRRRGLGTQTPESLEEGTGGLDSGIQEEERTWESVTQPPPSEFQNANP; via the exons ATGGAATTTTTTCCCCTGGACCGGGGCCAgcgccggggcgggggggtggcggtgggggggggggggaagccagGCCGGACTGGGCCTGGCGATGGggaggggccggggcgggggccccctggggagggggctggtccGGCGGGGTCCCGGGCGGGGGAGCCGGGCCCGCAGAGCCGGGAGGAGGCGCAGGCCGGAGGGAAtcggggaggagggaaggaggatggcGGGGACGccgggaggaaggggagaggccgTCGGGCGGCGGAGGCGGGGAGAGGATGGAGAGCtgtcggcggcggcggcggggcccggCTCAGCCCGGCCCGGGCGCTGCCCACCGAGACCCCTTCCCCCCGACGCTGGAGCTGCGGAGCCGTGAGTCTGCggagagggagggggatgggCCCCGGGACCCGAACTCCAGGGTCCCTAGGGGGAGGAGGCAGCCGGGGGCCCGGATTTCTGGGTtcttggaggaggagggggctgggaacCCAGACTCCTGAATCCTTGGAGGAGGGGACTGGGGGCCTGGATTCCGGGATCCAGGAGGAGGAGCGG ACCTGGGAGTCCGTgacccagccccctccctcagAATTCCAGAATGCGAACCCCTAG
- the SPACA6 gene encoding sperm acrosome membrane-associated protein 6: MALLAPGSAVPSALVALTVFRASAWACLLCFTSYNERLQICQIFAGLESPDLGKCEEAFTDAFKGLLDTEINYDERSHLHDAFTQMTHSLQEMAAAQGSFRVAFPHAAEKIQKIILQLKEVQACIPPCGLQEVARRFRCRGCYSTVCDLPLDCPVQDLTVTRGHQAMFFCTVNFQLPKEEITYSWKFAGGGLRTQDLSYFRDIPRARGYLARIRPVQPTHRGTFSCVITHDQRPLARLYFFLNVTGPPPRGETELQVSFREVLRWAPREGEMIEPWTPSLGELLARPEALTPGNQCLLAVAVALASASATVLAWIFFRWYCSGD; the protein is encoded by the exons ATGGCCCTTCTGGCCCCAGGGAGCGCTGTGCCGTCCGCCCTGGTGGCCCTCACGGTCTTCAGGGCCTCCGCCTGGGCCTGTCTCCTCTGCTTCACGTCTTACAACGAGCGCCTCCAAATCTGCCAGATCTTCGCCGGCCTGGAGAGCCCCGACCTCGGGAAGTGTGAGGAGGCCTTCACAGATGCCTTTAAGGGCCTCCTGGACACTGAAATCA ACTACGATGAAAGGAGCCACCTGCACGACGCCTTCACCCAGATGACCCACTCCCTGCAGGAGATGGCAGCCGCCCAGG GGTCCTTTCGGGTTGCCTTTCCTCATGCCGCGGAGAAAATACAGAAGATTATATTACAGCTTAAAGAAG TCCAGGCCTGCATCCCTCCCTGCG GACTCCAGGAGGTCGCCCGGCGTTTCCGCTGCCGAGGGTGCTACTCCACGGTCTGCGACCTCCCGCTAGACTGCCCAG TTCAGGACTTGACGGTGACTCGAGGTCATCAGGCTATGTTCTTTTGCACTGTGAACTTCCAGCTGCCTAAGGAAGAGATCACCTATTCCTGGAAGTTCGCAGGAGGAGGT CTCCGGACTCAGGACCTGTCCTACTTCCGAGATATTCCGCGGGCCCGAGGATACCTGGCACGGATCCGCCCGGTGCAGCCCACGCACCGCGGGACCTTCTCTTGCGTGATCACACACGACCAGCGCCCCCTGGCGCGGCTCTACTTCTTTCTGAACG TGACAGGTCCGCCACCGCGCGGGGAGACTGAGCTCCAGGTCTCTTTTCGGGAAGTGTTGCGCTGGGCGCCACGGGAGGGGGAGATGATCGAACCCTGGACGCCCAGCCTGGGCGAGCTGCTGGCCAGGCCCGAGGCTCTGACGCCGGGCAATCAGTGCCTGCTCGCGGTCGCTGTGGCCTTAGCCTCAGCCAGTGCGACCGTGCTGGCGTG GATATTCTTTCGATGGTACTGCAGCGGCGACTAA
- the HAS1 gene encoding hyaluronan synthase 1, producing MRQDVLKSSPAARHCSGLARRVLTIAFALLILGLMTWAYAAGVPLASDRYGLLAFGLYGAFLSVHLVAQSLFAYLEHRRVAAAARRAAARGPPDAATARSVALTISAYQEDPAYLRQCLVSARALVYPRARLHILMVVDGNRAEDLYMVDMFREVFADEDPATYVWESNYHQPWEPAAAGAAGEGAYREVEAEDPGRLAVEALVKTRRCVCVAQRWGGKREVMYTAFKALGDSVDYVQVCDSDTRLDPVALLELVQVLDEDPRVGAVGGDVRILNPLDSWVSFLSSLRYWVAFNVERACQSYFHCVSCISGPLGLYRNNLLQQFLEAWYNQKFLGTHCTFGDDRHLTNRMLSMGYATKYTSRSRCYSETPSSFLRWLSQQTRWSKSYFREWLYNALWWHRHHAWMTYEAVVSGLFPFFVAATVLRLFYAGRPWALLWVLLCVQGVALAKAAFAAWLRGCPRMLMLSLYAPLYMGGLLPAKFLALATMSQSGWGTSGRRRLAANYVPVLPLALWALLLLGGLVRSVVHEARADWSGPSRAAEARHLAAGAGAYVGYWAIMLTFYWVRVRRLCRRRAGGYRVQV from the exons ATGagacag GACGTGCTCAAGTCCAGCCCCGCAGCCCGCCACTGCTCCGGCCTGGCCCGGAGGGTGCTGACCATCGCCTTCGCGCTGCTCATCCTGGGCCTCATGACCTGGGCTTACGCCGCCGGCGTGCCGCTGGCCTCGGATCGCTACGGCCTCCTGGCCTTCGGCCTCTACGGAGCCTTCCTCTCGGTGCACCTGGTGGCGCAGAGCCTCTTCGCGTACCTGGAGCACCGgcgggtggcggcggcggcgcggcgggCGGCGGCGCGGGGCCCCCCGGACGCGGCCACGGCGCGCAGCGTGGCGCTGACCATCTCCGCATACCAGGAGGACCCCGCGTACCTGCGCCAGTGCCTGGTGTCCGCGCGCGCCCTCGTGTACCCGCGTGCGCGGCTGCACATCCTCATGGTGGTGGACGGCAACCGCGCCGAGGACCTCTACATGGTCGACATGTTCCGCGAGGTCTTCGCCGACGAGGACCCCGCCACCTACGTGTGGGAGAGCAACTACCACCAGCCGTGGGAACCTGCGGCGGCGGGCGCGGCGGGCGAGGGCGCCTACCGGGAGGTGGAGGCCGAGGATCCCGGGCGGCTGGCGGTGGAGGCGCTGGTGAAGACGCGCAGGTGCGTGTGCGTGGCGCAGCGCTGGGGCGGCAAGCGCGAGGTCATGTACACCGCCTTCAAGGCGCTCGGCGACTCGGTGGATTACGTGCAG GTCTGTGACTCAGACACGAGGCTGGACCCTGTGGCGCTGCTGGAGCTGGTGCAGGTGCTGGACGAGGACCCCCGGGTAGGGGCTGTTGGGGGCGACGTGCGGATCCTTAACCCTCTGGACTCCTGGGTCAGCTTCCTAAGCAGCCTGCGGTACTGGGTGGCCTTCAACGTGGAGCGGGCTTGTCAGAGCTACTTCCACTGCGTGTCCTGCATCAGTGGTCCCCTAG GCCTATACAGAAACAACCTCCTGCAGCAGTTCCTTGAGGCCTGGTACAACCAGAAGTTCCTGGGCACCCACTGCACCTTTGGGGATGACCGTCACCTCACCAACCGCATGCTCAGCATGGGCTATGCCACCAA GTACACCTCGCGGTCCCGCTGCTACTCGGAGACGCCCTCATCCTTCCTGCGCTGGCTGAGCCAGCAGACGCGCTGGTCCAAGTCGTACTTCCGCGAGTGGCTGTACAACGCGCTCTGGTGGCACCGGCACCACGCGTGGATGACCTACGAGGCGGTGGTCTCGGGCCTCTTCCCCTTCTTCGTGGCGGCCACGGTGCTCCGGCTCTTCTACGCGGGCCGCCCGTGGGCGCTGCTCTGGGTGCTGCTGTGCGTGCAGGGCGTGGCGCTGGCCAAGGCGGCCTTCGCGGCCTGGCTGCGGGGCTGCCCGCGGATGCTGATGCTCTCGCTCTACGCGCCCCTCTACATGGGCGGCCTCCTGCCCGCCAAGTTCCTGGCGCTGGCGACCATGAGCCAGAGCGGCTGGGGCACGTCAGGCCGCCGCCGGCTGGCCGCCAACTACGTGCCGGTGCTGCCGCTGGCCCTCTGGGCGCTGCTGCTGCTTGGCGGGCTGGTCCGCAGCGTGGTCCACGAGGCCCGGGCCGACTGGAGCGGCCCCTCCCGCGCGGCCGAGGCCCGCCACCTGGCGGCGGGGGCCGGCGCCTACGTGGGCTACTGGGCCATCATGCTGACCTTCTACTGGGTGCGGGTGCGGAGGCTCTGCCGGAGGCGGGCGGGGGGCTACCGCGTCCAGGTGTGA